The following are encoded in a window of Geobacter metallireducens GS-15 genomic DNA:
- a CDS encoding Tm-1-like ATP-binding domain-containing protein, with protein MAQKKGIVIICNLDTRGEDIIFVKQLIETRGHNAYFLDFSMEEPPPFAGDITCEHVAERGGMTIEAVRECYRSDRDRAMENQIRGASAIVADMMKEGKIQGVFGVGGGTSSLVGTSVMKGVPFGIPKLMASPMAAHPSYVGKYVGTHDITMHHTVLDVVKMNPLLKAQITNAVGAICGMVEMTQGTNITFDKPCVAISSFGFGEMAVQTALGMLDEAGFTPIVCHAQGKGDKAMEDMIRAGAFHGVLDICTGGIVENLFKGNRDPGPDRFMAAVETGIPMVLAPCGLDILSYGGRPDMLEKTKDRPQYVQDSLRVQVRTTADELRQAADVIAERLNRANGEWTFLIPLKGWSSQDLEGRIIYDPAADAAFVARLKEKLDEPERVKEVDLHLYTKEFARVAVDEFVRLYEGTPAQAVAG; from the coding sequence ATGGCCCAGAAAAAGGGAATCGTCATCATCTGCAACCTGGACACCCGGGGCGAGGACATCATTTTCGTCAAACAGCTGATCGAGACGCGGGGGCACAACGCCTATTTCCTCGATTTCAGCATGGAGGAACCCCCTCCCTTTGCTGGCGATATCACCTGCGAGCACGTGGCCGAGCGCGGCGGCATGACCATCGAGGCGGTGCGCGAATGCTACCGCTCTGACCGTGACCGGGCGATGGAAAACCAGATCAGGGGCGCCAGCGCCATCGTTGCCGACATGATGAAAGAAGGAAAGATCCAGGGGGTCTTTGGCGTTGGCGGCGGGACATCATCGCTCGTCGGCACCAGCGTCATGAAAGGGGTCCCCTTCGGGATCCCGAAGCTCATGGCCTCCCCCATGGCGGCGCATCCGTCCTACGTGGGCAAATACGTGGGAACCCACGACATCACCATGCACCATACGGTGCTCGACGTGGTAAAAATGAACCCGCTCCTGAAGGCACAGATCACCAATGCGGTGGGCGCCATCTGCGGCATGGTCGAGATGACCCAGGGGACGAACATCACCTTTGACAAGCCATGCGTCGCCATCTCCTCGTTCGGTTTCGGCGAAATGGCCGTGCAGACCGCCCTCGGCATGCTGGACGAGGCCGGTTTCACCCCTATCGTCTGCCATGCGCAGGGAAAGGGGGACAAGGCAATGGAGGATATGATCCGTGCCGGCGCCTTCCATGGCGTGCTGGACATCTGCACCGGCGGCATTGTCGAAAACCTCTTCAAGGGGAACCGGGACCCGGGGCCCGACCGGTTCATGGCAGCGGTGGAGACCGGCATTCCCATGGTGCTGGCCCCCTGCGGCCTCGATATCCTCTCCTATGGCGGGCGCCCCGACATGCTGGAGAAGACCAAGGACCGGCCCCAGTACGTGCAGGACTCCCTGAGGGTCCAGGTACGCACCACCGCCGACGAACTGCGCCAGGCCGCCGACGTGATTGCCGAACGGCTCAACCGGGCCAACGGGGAGTGGACCTTCCTGATCCCCCTGAAAGGGTGGTCGTCCCAGGACCTTGAAGGACGGATCATCTACGATCCGGCCGCCGATGCCGCCTTCGTTGCCCGGCTGAAAGAAAAACTGGATGAACCGGAGCGGGTCAAGGAAGTCGATCTGCATCTCTACACGAAGGAATTCGCCCGGGTCGCCGTCGACGAGTTCGTGCGGCTGTACGAGGGAACGCCGGCCCAGGCAGTGGCCGGTTAA
- a CDS encoding CBS domain-containing protein, giving the protein MIVRNWMQNNPLTISSDTLASEAKRLLLDNNLNALLVVDNGRLRGLVTRHNVMRMGHYVTRTQNPDEVSFFVNRLKVRDFMVRNPATVDANDTMEHCLEYGKELMVAQFPVMENGSVVGIISANEIFQLAAHLCGTMEAEKMRKAQ; this is encoded by the coding sequence ATGATAGTCCGCAACTGGATGCAAAACAACCCTCTTACGATTTCGAGCGACACCCTGGCCTCTGAAGCAAAGCGGCTGCTTCTCGACAACAACCTGAATGCCCTGCTCGTGGTGGACAATGGACGTTTGCGCGGCCTGGTGACGCGGCACAATGTGATGCGCATGGGGCACTATGTCACGCGCACCCAGAATCCGGACGAAGTCAGTTTCTTCGTCAACCGGCTTAAGGTCAGGGATTTCATGGTCCGCAATCCGGCCACCGTGGATGCGAACGACACCATGGAACACTGCCTTGAATACGGCAAGGAGCTGATGGTGGCCCAGTTTCCCGTCATGGAAAACGGTTCGGTGGTGGGAATCATATCCGCCAACGAGATCTTCCAACTGGCGGCCCATCTGTGCGGGACCATGGAAGCGGAGAAAATGCGGAAAGCGCAGTGA
- a CDS encoding UbiX family flavin prenyltransferase has protein sequence MSLPLVVAITGATGVIYGVEMLNVLKELGQETHLIVSEAAGKNLEIETSYSLDEVRALADVVYDNKDIGASVASGSFRTRGMIVAPCTVKTLSAIANSFTYNLVIRAADVTLKERRPLVLMVRETPLHKGHLELMSRATDCGAQILPPMPAFYHKPESIMDIVHQSIGKALDQVGIEHNLFKRWHGDNRKEQVRESLRIAN, from the coding sequence ATGAGCCTTCCATTGGTAGTGGCAATCACCGGCGCAACAGGCGTGATCTACGGGGTGGAGATGCTGAACGTGCTGAAGGAACTGGGTCAGGAAACCCATCTCATCGTCAGCGAGGCCGCCGGCAAGAACCTAGAGATCGAGACATCATACTCCCTTGACGAGGTCCGGGCCTTGGCCGACGTCGTCTATGACAACAAGGATATCGGCGCCTCGGTGGCCAGCGGCTCGTTCCGCACCCGCGGCATGATCGTGGCTCCTTGCACCGTAAAGACGCTTTCGGCCATTGCCAACTCGTTCACCTACAACCTGGTGATACGCGCCGCCGATGTAACCCTGAAAGAACGGCGCCCCCTGGTGCTCATGGTGCGCGAAACACCTTTGCACAAGGGGCACCTGGAGCTCATGTCGCGCGCCACCGACTGCGGCGCCCAGATATTGCCGCCAATGCCGGCCTTCTACCACAAGCCGGAGTCAATCATGGACATCGTCCACCAGAGCATCGGCAAGGCTCTGGACCAGGTGGGGATCGAGCACAATCTCTTCAAGCGCTGGCACGGGGACAACCGGAAGGAGCAGGTTCGGGAGTCCCTCAGAATCGCCAATTAA
- the buk gene encoding butyrate kinase, with product MNRDKTILIINPGSTSTKIGIFSAGEMKINVSVRHDDAELRKFATIWDQYDYRKDALLGFLRDHDLAMDDIDAIACRGGNVRPLPGGIYRLCPRMIADMKSGIYGGHPINVGGLVAYDLGNQYGIPVLTADPPMTDELCASARYSGIPQLTRTSSFHALNQKATARRIAAELGKRYDEVNLIVAHLGGGISVGAHQKGKIVDVNNALDGDGPFSPERAGTLPAGDLVKLCFSGDYTKAEVLKLLTGGGGLYAYLGTTNVIEIEKRITAGDGKAAEVFEAMIYQVAKEIGACAAVLEGTVDAIALTGSLVYSERLLESLKRKIAFIAPVHLNPGENEMEALADAAMRYFSQEEELSVYAA from the coding sequence ATGAACCGTGACAAGACAATACTCATCATCAATCCCGGCTCCACCTCGACCAAGATCGGCATCTTTTCGGCAGGCGAGATGAAAATCAACGTGTCGGTCAGACATGACGACGCGGAGCTGAGGAAGTTTGCCACCATCTGGGATCAGTACGATTACCGCAAGGACGCCCTCCTCGGGTTCCTGCGGGACCACGATCTCGCCATGGATGATATCGACGCCATCGCCTGCCGCGGCGGTAACGTCAGACCGCTCCCCGGTGGCATCTACCGGCTCTGTCCGCGAATGATCGCCGACATGAAGAGCGGCATCTACGGCGGCCACCCGATCAACGTGGGGGGGCTGGTGGCATATGACCTGGGGAACCAGTACGGCATCCCGGTTCTGACCGCCGATCCTCCCATGACCGACGAACTCTGCGCCTCGGCCCGCTACTCCGGGATTCCCCAGCTCACGAGGACGAGCAGCTTCCACGCCCTGAACCAGAAGGCCACTGCCCGCAGAATCGCGGCGGAACTGGGGAAACGGTACGATGAGGTGAACCTGATCGTCGCTCACCTGGGGGGCGGCATCTCGGTGGGAGCACACCAGAAGGGGAAGATCGTCGACGTGAACAACGCCCTGGACGGGGACGGCCCCTTCTCGCCGGAACGGGCCGGGACACTGCCGGCCGGCGACCTGGTCAAACTCTGCTTCAGCGGCGACTACACGAAGGCCGAGGTGCTGAAGCTCCTGACCGGCGGCGGAGGGCTGTACGCCTATCTGGGTACCACCAACGTGATCGAGATTGAAAAGCGGATCACGGCGGGCGACGGGAAGGCGGCCGAGGTGTTCGAGGCGATGATCTACCAGGTGGCCAAGGAGATCGGCGCCTGCGCGGCCGTACTGGAGGGGACGGTGGACGCCATCGCCCTCACCGGGAGCCTGGTCTATTCGGAGCGACTCCTGGAGAGTCTGAAGAGGAAGATCGCTTTCATCGCCCCGGTCCATTTGAACCCCGGCGAGAACGAGATGGAGGCCCTGGCCGATGCGGCAATGCGCTACTTCAGCCAGGAAGAAGAGCTGTCCGTGTACGCCGCCTGA
- a CDS encoding SphA family protein, producing MKQFSLRRLLFLPCIALAVFLFSAPLTWAGGGQHYPNGVEDFAVGALPPPGVYLVNYLLLVQKNSIKDNSGNSVPADFKADVVAEVPRLIYVSPFKLLGANWGAHVFLPFYHADVKSSSDIPPLNFDSRDTGMGDLIFSPLILGWHFTPSLHAVFALDTWAPTGDYDKNRPATQILSRNHWTFEPVVAVSYLKEGFDVSAKLMYDFNTRNSDTGTDPGQEFHIDWAAGYGLSNGLSGGVVGYNYWQTTDDKVNGVRVEDANSRVGGIGFGIKYWPKQGPFSMTFKQYWEYGARNIATGPQTQFKISYAF from the coding sequence ATGAAACAGTTCTCCCTCCGTCGGCTGTTGTTCCTCCCTTGCATCGCCCTTGCCGTATTTCTGTTCTCCGCCCCCCTGACGTGGGCCGGCGGAGGGCAGCACTATCCGAACGGTGTCGAAGACTTCGCCGTGGGGGCACTCCCCCCTCCGGGTGTCTATCTCGTGAATTACCTGCTGCTCGTCCAGAAAAACAGCATCAAGGACAATTCCGGAAACAGCGTACCGGCGGATTTCAAGGCTGATGTGGTGGCCGAGGTCCCCCGACTCATCTACGTCAGTCCGTTCAAGCTATTGGGAGCCAACTGGGGCGCCCATGTCTTTCTTCCCTTCTACCACGCCGATGTGAAAAGCAGTTCCGACATCCCCCCGCTCAATTTCGATTCCCGCGACACGGGGATGGGGGATCTTATCTTCAGCCCCCTCATCCTTGGCTGGCACTTCACCCCCTCGCTCCATGCCGTCTTTGCACTGGACACCTGGGCACCCACCGGGGACTACGACAAGAACCGGCCGGCAACCCAGATCCTCTCCAGGAACCACTGGACCTTCGAGCCGGTCGTGGCGGTCTCATACCTCAAGGAGGGTTTCGACGTCTCCGCCAAGCTCATGTACGACTTCAACACCAGAAACAGCGACACCGGCACCGACCCAGGCCAGGAGTTCCACATTGACTGGGCAGCGGGCTATGGACTCAGCAACGGGCTGAGCGGGGGCGTGGTGGGCTACAACTACTGGCAGACCACCGACGACAAGGTCAACGGAGTCAGGGTCGAAGACGCAAACAGCAGGGTGGGAGGCATCGGCTTCGGCATCAAGTACTGGCCCAAACAGGGGCCGTTCAGCATGACCTTCAAACAGTACTGGGAGTATGGCGCCCGCAACATCGCCACCGGCCCCCAGACCCAGTTCAAGATTTCCTATGCCTTCTGA
- a CDS encoding HD domain-containing protein — MREMSKIYEHIYDLARPHLNTRNNDIHTNVAYRFALRLLEDEPGDPDVVIPAIICHDIGWIKLPEALHSKAFGPGFDPDLRRVHEVEGVELAREILRSVAYDPHKSREILEIIEGHDSRLEAISDSDKIVKDADKLWRVTSEGLAIDAEWFRQEPEEHLHWTAVQIDSWFFTETGRQLAWAALEKAGYTP, encoded by the coding sequence ATGCGGGAAATGTCGAAAATTTACGAACATATCTACGACCTGGCCAGGCCTCATCTGAATACCCGGAACAACGATATTCATACCAATGTAGCCTATCGTTTTGCCCTGCGGTTGCTCGAGGATGAGCCGGGTGATCCCGACGTGGTCATCCCGGCCATCATCTGTCATGACATCGGGTGGATAAAGCTCCCGGAAGCGTTGCACTCGAAGGCATTCGGTCCGGGATTCGATCCCGATCTGCGCAGGGTCCACGAGGTTGAGGGGGTCGAACTGGCCCGGGAGATCCTGAGAAGCGTGGCCTATGACCCGCACAAAAGCCGCGAGATCCTGGAGATTATCGAGGGCCACGATTCCCGTCTCGAAGCGATCTCCGACAGCGACAAGATCGTGAAGGATGCGGACAAACTGTGGCGCGTTACGTCCGAGGGGCTGGCAATCGATGCCGAATGGTTCCGGCAGGAACCCGAGGAACACCTGCACTGGACGGCGGTGCAGATCGATTCCTGGTTTTTCACCGAAACCGGCAGGCAACTGGCCTGGGCAGCGTTGGAAAAGGCGGGATACACACCTTGA
- a CDS encoding sigma-54 interaction domain-containing protein, which produces MADTEQHLEEMLRLANFTIERTGTPIVWVDSTTRFARVNDAACRCFGYSPDEFIRLTAQDIAPGIPTELWPQHWAELKRMQFRTFSDHFRKRSGEKFPVEVEENFIRFEGREYSCSFIKDMTQHFQTQEALRRALDEVQTLKNRLEAENVYLMNEIKLSNNFDEIVTGNPIFMKALQLVEQVAPTDASVLILGETGVGKELIARAIHNLSNRRDRPLIRLNCAALPATLMENELFGHERGAFTGANCRKPGRFDLADGGTLFLDEVGDLPMELQSKLLRVLQEGEFERLGGAETIKVDVRILAATHVDLKALLAEGRFRSDLYYRLNVFPIQCPPLRERREDIPLLVRHFVKASCEKNGKSIELIPRHVMESLEGYPWPGNIRELQNVIERAVIISRGNKLEIDSLPKMVIAADAAPISPLEVTEREHIIRALETTAWRVGGPKGAAEILGLKRTTLQARMRKLGINRQGLPA; this is translated from the coding sequence ATGGCCGACACAGAGCAGCATCTGGAAGAGATGCTTCGGCTGGCAAATTTCACCATAGAGCGGACCGGCACCCCCATTGTCTGGGTGGACTCCACGACCCGTTTTGCACGGGTAAACGACGCGGCATGCCGGTGTTTCGGTTACTCGCCCGATGAATTCATCCGCCTGACTGCCCAGGACATCGCCCCGGGGATCCCCACGGAATTGTGGCCGCAGCACTGGGCAGAGCTGAAGCGGATGCAATTCCGCACCTTTTCGGATCATTTCAGAAAACGCTCCGGGGAAAAGTTCCCGGTAGAGGTCGAGGAAAACTTCATCCGGTTCGAAGGGAGGGAATACTCCTGCAGCTTCATCAAGGACATGACCCAGCATTTCCAGACCCAGGAAGCCCTGAGGCGGGCCTTGGACGAGGTGCAAACGCTCAAAAACCGTCTGGAAGCCGAAAACGTGTACCTGATGAACGAGATCAAACTCTCCAACAACTTCGATGAAATAGTCACCGGCAATCCCATCTTCATGAAGGCCCTGCAGCTTGTGGAACAGGTTGCCCCCACCGATGCGTCCGTACTTATCCTCGGAGAAACAGGCGTCGGCAAGGAACTCATCGCCCGCGCCATCCATAACCTGAGCAACCGCCGTGATCGCCCCCTCATCCGGCTCAATTGCGCCGCATTGCCGGCAACTCTCATGGAAAACGAACTTTTCGGCCACGAAAGGGGAGCCTTCACGGGAGCGAACTGCCGCAAACCCGGCAGGTTCGACCTGGCTGACGGGGGGACCCTTTTTCTCGACGAGGTGGGTGATCTGCCCATGGAGTTGCAGAGCAAGCTTCTGCGTGTCTTGCAGGAAGGGGAATTCGAGCGGCTCGGCGGCGCTGAAACGATAAAGGTCGATGTACGCATCCTGGCCGCGACCCACGTGGATTTGAAAGCCCTGCTTGCCGAGGGGCGGTTTCGCAGCGACCTGTACTATCGCCTCAATGTCTTTCCGATCCAATGCCCCCCCCTCAGGGAACGCAGGGAAGACATCCCCCTGCTGGTCAGGCATTTTGTCAAAGCCTCCTGCGAAAAGAACGGAAAAAGCATCGAGCTTATTCCGCGCCATGTCATGGAGTCACTGGAGGGGTACCCCTGGCCCGGCAATATCCGGGAACTGCAGAACGTTATCGAACGGGCGGTGATCATCAGCCGGGGAAACAAGCTGGAGATCGACTCCCTCCCTAAAATGGTCATAGCCGCCGATGCAGCCCCCATCTCACCTCTGGAAGTGACCGAACGGGAACATATCATCCGTGCTCTCGAAACAACGGCATGGCGAGTCGGCGGGCCAAAGGGCGCCGCTGAAATCCTCGGACTGAAACGCACAACCCTCCAGGCGAGGATGCGCAAGCTCGGCATCAACCGGCAGGGCCTGCCAGCCTGA
- a CDS encoding Tm-1-like ATP-binding domain-containing protein, with translation MLTRTDGKGSKVLLIAAMDTKGTEARYIESWLAKAGFTTLIMDMGIRGKRPGPVAVTRDEVLRAAGKTWDDIQNVTSEGDAVDIMISGGVKCALALYKADLIQGVISLGGTMGTTLGTGVMRAFPIGFPKVMISTIAAKDTEAFIGNMDIFMLNSVSDLAGLNRITRKVLRNGALAIAGLVREREFHDEFSRPLAVLTTLGTTEATAARMRIHFEAWGYESVTFHTTGTGGQAMERMVNFEPVSAVVDLSLHELIDHHFGGAFDPGPERGRAALQKGIPTVIVPGNIDFLVTGPMAQAQIYFPGRRGHKHNANITCVRTSLEEIQRIAEIMAGYCNESTGPVAVLVPMKGFSCLDHEDGPQPDPEGPRVFAETFARALTRTIHFETVPLHINDEAFSEVIVGALQKIGGLRKIEADRLPSRQPATWSPYSSVHTLDRFSGNQHTTTETTGDALAA, from the coding sequence ATGTTAACCAGGACAGATGGCAAGGGCAGTAAGGTACTATTAATCGCGGCCATGGACACCAAGGGAACAGAAGCCCGTTACATCGAATCGTGGCTGGCGAAGGCGGGTTTCACCACGTTGATCATGGATATGGGTATCCGTGGAAAAAGGCCCGGTCCGGTCGCAGTCACCCGGGATGAAGTGCTGCGCGCTGCCGGGAAGACCTGGGATGACATACAAAATGTCACCAGCGAGGGGGACGCCGTGGACATCATGATCTCCGGCGGCGTCAAGTGTGCGCTTGCCCTGTACAAAGCTGATCTAATTCAGGGGGTCATCAGTCTTGGGGGAACAATGGGCACCACCCTGGGCACGGGAGTGATGCGGGCTTTCCCCATTGGTTTCCCTAAGGTAATGATCTCTACCATCGCTGCCAAGGATACCGAGGCATTTATTGGGAACATGGATATTTTCATGCTGAATTCGGTGTCTGATCTGGCAGGACTGAACCGGATCACCCGTAAAGTGTTGCGAAACGGGGCGCTGGCAATTGCCGGCCTGGTCAGGGAACGGGAGTTCCATGACGAATTTTCACGCCCGCTGGCCGTCCTGACGACTCTGGGCACAACGGAGGCCACGGCGGCACGGATGAGAATCCACTTTGAGGCGTGGGGATACGAAAGTGTGACGTTCCATACCACGGGAACCGGCGGCCAGGCAATGGAGCGGATGGTCAACTTCGAACCGGTCTCCGCAGTGGTGGACCTGTCCCTTCATGAACTGATAGACCACCATTTCGGAGGAGCGTTCGATCCCGGTCCGGAGCGTGGCAGAGCTGCCCTGCAAAAGGGGATACCGACGGTGATCGTTCCGGGCAATATCGATTTTCTGGTAACCGGTCCCATGGCCCAGGCCCAGATTTATTTTCCCGGCAGACGGGGGCACAAACATAACGCCAACATCACCTGCGTCCGGACAAGTCTGGAGGAAATCCAACGGATAGCAGAAATCATGGCCGGTTACTGCAATGAAAGCACGGGGCCCGTTGCCGTCCTCGTGCCCATGAAGGGGTTCTCATGCCTGGATCATGAGGATGGCCCCCAACCGGACCCGGAGGGGCCTCGCGTTTTCGCCGAAACCTTCGCCAGGGCATTAACGCGCACCATCCATTTTGAAACGGTCCCGCTGCACATAAACGACGAAGCGTTTTCCGAAGTAATTGTCGGGGCACTGCAAAAAATCGGCGGACTGCGGAAAATCGAGGCTGATCGGCTACCATCCCGACAACCTGCGACATGGAGCCCTTACAGCTCAGTGCACACCCTCGACCGCTTCTCCGGTAATCAGCACACCACTACGGAAACAACAGGAGATGCGCTTGCGGCATGA
- a CDS encoding HAD family hydrolase gives MCCSLAVRAVLFDLDGTLVDSVGAYIEVARVAAEPFGFEVTEEQVRLALSSGGSFWKGIVPEDRSDGAAILKAISANAAREWPRILREHGKLFDGVLETLDALKGLGILLGIVSGARPEVLELLRPNGVLERFDAVVLGKDVSKSKPDPEGILKCLDHLSVAPADALYVGDAPIDIFASRAAGVRVVSVLTGAGDSASLSMHAPDRLIPSHTVLPAIVTSF, from the coding sequence TTGTGTTGCTCGCTCGCCGTCAGGGCGGTACTGTTCGATCTTGACGGTACGCTGGTCGATTCGGTCGGCGCCTACATCGAGGTGGCGCGGGTCGCTGCCGAGCCGTTCGGCTTTGAGGTGACAGAGGAACAGGTGCGGCTGGCGCTCTCCTCTGGGGGCAGCTTCTGGAAAGGCATTGTGCCGGAGGATCGGAGTGATGGCGCTGCCATCTTGAAGGCTATTTCCGCCAATGCCGCCCGGGAGTGGCCGCGGATACTGCGGGAGCACGGCAAGCTGTTCGACGGGGTGCTGGAAACGCTCGATGCGCTGAAAGGTCTCGGGATACTGCTCGGCATCGTGAGCGGCGCCCGCCCCGAAGTTCTGGAACTGCTTCGGCCAAACGGTGTCCTGGAGCGCTTTGACGCGGTCGTGCTCGGCAAGGATGTCTCCAAGAGCAAGCCCGACCCCGAGGGGATCCTTAAATGCCTGGATCACCTCAGCGTCGCACCCGCCGACGCCCTCTACGTGGGTGATGCCCCGATAGATATTTTCGCCAGCCGCGCCGCCGGCGTGCGAGTGGTGAGCGTGCTCACCGGGGCCGGCGACAGCGCCTCCCTGTCGATGCATGCTCCTGACCGGCTGATTCCCTCCCACACCGTACTCCCTGCTATCGTCACATCGTTCTGA
- a CDS encoding pyridoxamine 5'-phosphate oxidase family protein has product MKDALGMRVQRYLLDHNVATVATSGSGGPWAAAVFYANDGYTLYFLSSPTTRHCLDLAQEACVAVTIQEDYADWLEIKGVQIEGIAVEISGAEEEKARKLYGRKFPVVGLLAQAPAAIVKAMAKVRWYKVVPHRLYFIDNSLGLGNRDEVDLSMADKT; this is encoded by the coding sequence GTGAAAGACGCGCTGGGCATGCGGGTGCAGAGGTACCTGCTGGACCACAATGTTGCCACCGTGGCAACCAGCGGCAGCGGTGGCCCGTGGGCGGCGGCGGTGTTCTACGCAAACGATGGTTATACCCTCTATTTTCTGTCATCGCCAACGACCCGGCATTGTCTCGATCTGGCCCAGGAGGCATGCGTTGCCGTGACCATCCAGGAGGATTATGCCGACTGGCTGGAAATCAAGGGGGTGCAGATCGAAGGGATAGCCGTCGAGATTTCCGGCGCCGAGGAAGAAAAAGCCCGCAAGCTGTACGGGCGGAAGTTCCCGGTGGTCGGGTTGCTGGCCCAGGCTCCGGCGGCCATTGTCAAGGCCATGGCCAAGGTTCGCTGGTACAAGGTGGTTCCGCACCGTCTCTATTTTATCGACAATTCACTCGGCTTGGGCAATCGCGACGAGGTTGATCTGAGCATGGCAGATAAGACTTGA
- a CDS encoding sigma-54-dependent Fis family transcriptional regulator yields MTKPRGNRNIACDATNSDLRSLVHFCAETGQIWLHEHRMLLVHANAQGGMRKELIDTLGMERARGLLIRMGFASGMHDAEVFSRRDQGATDYEAFMTGTQLHTLEGIVKVTTLKLEADRAAGRYYGEFLWENSWEGQWHRHQYGTHSEPVCWSQIGYACGYTTALMGRPILYKEIECVGKGDNSCRIVGKPIEEWEDSADYLRIFNQESIADQLIDLQTQVVQLRSAINEKEKLPADIVGNSPAFRVAYGLLKQAANSQITVLLLGETGVGKEVFARSLHEMGARRNESFIAINCAAIPHDLVESELFGVEKGAFTGALNTRPGRFERAHGGTLFLDEIGDLPLSAQVKLLRVLQEGEIERLGGQKVRKVDVRLVAATNVDLKQLVKEGKFRSDLYYRLNAFQINIPPLREREEDIPLLAHGFVEKYSAIHGKKLTGFTDKAMRAILAYPWPGNIRELMNMVERGVILAPSGSRIELEQMFSGSADGLGLEFGLDSSGSLGIDRPASGNDLRDEVLNGTMTLDQAEAALIEAAVKKANGNLSAAARLLGLTRPQLAYRLGRLHDDGSDAGGEK; encoded by the coding sequence ATGACCAAACCCCGCGGTAACCGAAATATCGCCTGCGACGCAACCAACAGCGACCTGCGCTCACTGGTGCATTTCTGTGCCGAAACCGGTCAGATATGGCTCCACGAGCACCGTATGCTCTTGGTTCATGCCAATGCACAGGGGGGGATGCGCAAGGAGTTGATCGACACCCTCGGCATGGAACGCGCACGGGGGCTCCTCATTCGCATGGGCTTTGCATCGGGCATGCACGATGCCGAAGTCTTCAGCAGGCGGGATCAGGGGGCAACCGACTACGAAGCTTTCATGACCGGCACCCAGCTCCATACCCTTGAAGGCATCGTCAAGGTGACCACCCTCAAGCTGGAGGCCGACCGCGCCGCCGGCAGGTACTACGGCGAGTTCCTGTGGGAAAACTCCTGGGAAGGGCAGTGGCACCGGCACCAGTACGGCACCCATTCCGAACCGGTCTGCTGGAGCCAGATCGGCTATGCCTGCGGCTATACCACGGCCTTGATGGGGCGGCCGATTCTGTACAAGGAAATCGAGTGTGTCGGCAAGGGGGACAACAGCTGTCGCATCGTCGGCAAGCCCATCGAGGAATGGGAGGACTCGGCCGACTACCTGCGCATCTTCAACCAGGAGTCCATTGCCGATCAGCTCATCGACCTGCAGACCCAGGTGGTGCAGTTGCGTTCGGCCATAAACGAGAAGGAAAAGCTCCCTGCGGACATCGTGGGGAATTCTCCGGCCTTTCGCGTTGCCTACGGACTGCTCAAGCAGGCGGCAAACAGCCAGATTACGGTGCTTCTGTTGGGCGAGACCGGCGTCGGCAAGGAGGTCTTCGCCCGTTCACTGCACGAAATGGGCGCCCGCCGCAACGAGTCGTTCATCGCCATCAACTGCGCCGCCATCCCCCACGACCTGGTGGAATCGGAGCTGTTCGGGGTGGAAAAGGGGGCCTTCACCGGCGCGCTCAACACCCGGCCGGGACGCTTCGAACGCGCCCACGGTGGGACTCTGTTTCTCGATGAGATTGGTGATCTCCCCCTCTCGGCCCAGGTGAAACTGCTGCGGGTCCTCCAGGAGGGGGAAATCGAGCGCCTTGGGGGACAGAAGGTCCGCAAGGTGGATGTGAGGCTGGTTGCGGCGACCAATGTCGACTTGAAACAGCTGGTCAAAGAGGGGAAATTTCGATCGGATCTCTATTACCGGCTCAATGCTTTCCAGATCAACATCCCGCCTCTCAGGGAGCGCGAAGAGGATATCCCCCTCCTTGCCCACGGTTTTGTCGAAAAGTATTCCGCGATTCACGGCAAAAAGCTCACCGGTTTTACCGACAAGGCCATGCGGGCCATTCTGGCCTACCCCTGGCCGGGCAACATCCGCGAGTTGATGAACATGGTGGAGCGGGGGGTCATACTGGCTCCCAGCGGCTCGCGCATAGAGCTGGAACAGATGTTCTCGGGGAGTGCCGATGGGCTGGGACTGGAATTCGGGCTGGACAGCAGCGGCAGTCTCGGTATCGACCGCCCCGCAAGCGGGAACGACCTCCGGGATGAGGTCCTGAACGGCACCATGACCCTGGATCAGGCCGAAGCCGCACTGATAGAAGCAGCGGTGAAAAAGGCCAATGGCAATCTCTCCGCTGCTGCCCGGCTGCTCGGACTGACCCGGCCGCAACTGGCCTATCGCCTGGGCCGTCTGCACGATGACGGGTCCGACGCAGGTGGCGAGAAGTGA